The genome window CAAGTCATTCGATAGTTTTTTCAACAAAAATGACAAGTTCCTTAGAAGTTTTAGTGAATTTAATCCAGAAATACCTCTAGTAATTGTCAATAGAACTGAGAAGTTTGAGATTAAAAGTGCCTTTCGTGATAGTTATACATTCACTATTAAATGCAGAATCCATAAGAAAAGTGCAGAAAAGCCACGGACTTCAACATTAAAGTTTTCCGCACAGCACAGTAGTTATATCAAGCTAGTTGAGCGTTTTGGTTTAACTCAGGAAGCAAAAGAGCTATATCGTGGTATGGATGTTTACGATACACATTTCTCCGGGCAAGCAAACCTTACGACATTAAGATGGCAAAACACTGTTGACCAAAATCTTATTATTGCCTGTTCAGATGAAGGGAAAGATTTAGTTTTTAATGGTGAGTTAATCCCCGGTTCACCATTAATGCAAATGGAAAATATCAAGATTTACAGATCACATCGTAAAGATAGTGAATTTGTTGTGACTTACCAGATTGAAAACTCAAGTTTATCAAGACCAGCGAATTGCTTTAGAATCACAAATAACGACAGCCTTTTGCTAAGTTTTGGCAATAAAACCAACTTGATTAAATATCTTGAAAATTTAGAAAATTATTGGGATTGTAAGCATGTCTATTAAAAATAAAATTAATACTGTTTTATTGGCAAGTTTGGCATTTGGTTTAGTATCATGCCAGGACCAAAAAAAGGAAAAAGTTAGTCCAGAAGTATTCCATCATTATAGTGACCCCGGTGAGACAATTGAGCCTTCTGTTAAAGATATTGTTTCAGAACTGCAAGCCCCTGTTGAAGAATACCGAAAATTAACACCGGTTTTGGATGCTGAATTTGAAGAAAATATGAGAAGAAAAACTGAGCTATTGGAACAGTCTAATGCCAATTTGGAAAACTCAAGTACAACGCATTATGCGGAAAATGATGCTAATATAAATACACATGATAATGTGACAACGAAATCCGATAACAAGACTGGCTTAACGGAGCTAGATGCAGTGGAACAGGCTATTCAAGCTGCTACCCCGGCATTAGATGATAATACGGAAAATTAGTTGTCCATTGTGATCAAACTAAAGGTAATTTATGGAAATTCAAACTCAATTAGGTACAACTGTCGAAGTTCAACCAACTTCAAGAGCCATTCCTATTTTTGATAATCAGATAGATCACCCTGCAACGCTTATTGTCGATTTTGCAGCATATACTGCTTCTTTTGCATTTCCAGATAAGCCAGAAACATTCCGTATCCACATGGAAATGTTTATTGAATTTAACCCTGATCTTAAAGCACCAATTCAAATCCAGATTACACCTAATATTCAAACTGCAAAGTTCATCACTTACAATCAGGCGGTAGTTAATGAAGTAAATAGCTTTGCACAACAACTGGAACAGTTCTTTATTGTTCATTATTTTGAAAACAACTCAGAACAAGTTGTCTACAACACAATTGTTGAAGCTATTAAGTCGTGCAATAACCCGATCTACAGCATTTTCTTTTATGAGCGAGACTTTAATGTGTCTTTGGCAGATAAGGATTATTTCTTACGCCATAAGGTATAAAAAAAGCCCTCATGAGGGCTTTTTTACATCACTTGATCTTAGTGATTGTGATGATCTTTTTGAAGCTGTTGAGCTACAATATTTTCACAGTCTGCTTTGTTAAAGCTAACCAGATCAGCCACAGTAGAGTTCTGTTCATCAACTACATCAAATTGGAAAGCGACTACGCATTTTTCTTTTGTGTTGCCAGTAGTAGTAATTTCTAAACCATAAAACCAGGTTTCAGCTTCATCATTATAGCGAACATTGTTTGAAGTACCCAGGTTTGCTTGAAGTGCTTTGCGACTTGGTTGTTCAATTAATTTAGCAAGTGCAGCAACGTCAAGTGGACGATACTCAGTAACTTGAGCAACTACTTTATTGTTAAAAAGAGCTTCATCATTAGAAATCAATTCTTCTGTAGAATCTGCGTTTGCAAAAGCTGTAATAGCCGTTAAAGTGAAAGCCGTTGCAAGTTTTAATATTGTAAATTTCATAAATTTTCCGTATTGAAAAATGTGTGACCCTTGAATAGTGGTCATTTAAAATATGTGCAAAGTATAGCCGATATTTTTAAAATTAAAATATTTTAAACAAAGAAGTTTTGTATTTTAATATTAATAATATTAATATCTTAGACTATAGTATCGAATACACCATGAGCATTTAGCCGTGATTGAAAAACTTATAAATAAAGGTATGGCACTTTTTATTAGTGTTTACCAGGATGAGCCTTATATAACCATAGCGGTACTATTAACTATTTTGATATTCATAGTTTGTTGTATACGTTTTTTTAAGTATTTAATTGTGATTTTTTTCGCATTTATAACAGCTATTGTTCTCGCTATCTGTATTAATTCATATATGGAAACACATAGCCTAGAATATCAATTAGCTCAACAAATGATTTCTGAAAAATGTACTGACACGATTGACCTTGAGTTATACCTGGGGTATGAAAACATTACTTTTGTGAATGGTCAGCAATATAGATATGGTCAAGAACCGGCTAACAGTATTGCTCGCAACTATGTTTGCCATTCTAGTAAACGTACTTATTCTGTGGATTTCCTTTTAGAGCAATATAAGGACAGACTTACATTTAAAGATCATGTAGACGCATTATCAGAGGATTTGAAGTTATTAGCTAATGCTTTGAATAATAGAAAGAAAAACGAGAAGTCCGAAGAAGATAATACATCAGAATAGTATTTGAAGATTTCCTTTCCGTGGTAAAATTGCAAAATACTGGATAAAACGACCACCCATTCCTGTTCGTACCATACCAGTCATTCCTATTCGTGCTATACCACTTGAGTTAAAATAAAAGAGAGAACAGTAGTGGAACCGTCTCCCTGAGATAAAGAAGGTAGCTTTTACTGAGAATAGATTTTTTCTCGATACGATCGACCAGAAATTTCTAACTCGTATGAACGATGTAAAATGCGATCCATAACTGCATCTGCAATCGTTGGATCTTGGAATTGCTCAAACCACAATTTTTTAGGTACTTGACTAGTAATGAGCAAGCCACCATTTTGTGATTGCTTATCAATGATTTCCAAGAATGATGGAGCTAAAGATTGATTAAAACCACCTAATCCAAAATCATCAATAATAAGTAATTTCACAGAACATACCTTTTTCTTAAAATCTTTGATTTCACCTAATGTAATTGCACTGCTAATTTCATCGAATAGGCTTATTGCATTAAAATACATGGCACTGTAGCTACGATGACAAGCTTCAGCACCCAAAGCACAAGCTAACCATGATTTCCCTACGCCTGTCGCCCCTGAGATAATTAGCCCCCTGTAATCACTGATCCACTCACAATTAGCATAGCGAGCAATATCTGCCTTTTTAATTTTTCGTTCAGAAGCGTAGTCAATATGCTCTAATCGTGCAGTGGGATAACGAAATTTTGCAATCGAAAAAAGTCTTTCGATCCGTCTATTTGTCCGATCATTTAATTCTGCATCTAGACACAAATCTAAGAATTCTTCAAAGCTTTTACCTTCAGCAAGCATTTGATCTAAAGAAGCCTCTGCTGTACGCAAGAAGCCTTTGAGTTTTAGTTGCTCTAATTTATCTTTCACCGATTGTTTAAGCATGAGCAACTCCAGAATTTTGTAAATAGTAATCAGCACCGCGGATATTATGGTGGGATGTTGGAGTATGAACTAATGCATCTGACAATGGTTGTTGCTGGATTTGATAAGCACTGTTTGCAATGATGCGTTGTAGTCGATCCAGAGCATAAATTTGTCGTTGTGTTGCAAAATCACAAGCCTCTTCAAGACAATGGGACTTTTGATTGTCAACTACCCACTTTCTCAGTTTGTTTAATGATTTAATATTTCTAGCGAGATCACGTTTTTGATTTAAAATATGGCATACATAATGTGAAGTATTTGGGCCAGCCCGATTTGCCCAATAAATAATTTCATCTTTTGATAAACCTTTTTGAGTAAGGTGTGCAGGTGACATATGTTCATCAAGACATATATCTTGGCGTATACCGTGACTAATCACGTGTTCCGCAATTTTTTCACGCTCATAAAAGATATGTAGTGTTGATTGAGTAACTTTGAGATCGACATGCAAATGTATATGGCTATAAGGAACTGAATATTGATTCCCATCATATTCAACTCGATAGAATTCACTCACCCGCACATGTCTTTTCCATGAGCAGAGTTCATAAGGATAAAGTGGTAATGGTGATATATCCTTGCTATCCAGCACCAAAAATTGTTCGTAGCGACT of Acinetobacter sp. 10FS3-1 contains these proteins:
- the istB gene encoding IS21-like element helper ATPase IstB, producing MLKQSVKDKLEQLKLKGFLRTAEASLDQMLAEGKSFEEFLDLCLDAELNDRTNRRIERLFSIAKFRYPTARLEHIDYASERKIKKADIARYANCEWISDYRGLIISGATGVGKSWLACALGAEACHRSYSAMYFNAISLFDEISSAITLGEIKDFKKKVCSVKLLIIDDFGLGGFNQSLAPSFLEIIDKQSQNGGLLITSQVPKKLWFEQFQDPTIADAVMDRILHRSYELEISGRSYREKIYSQ
- a CDS encoding Mu transposase domain-containing protein, giving the protein MEHWLECFIKTFAHIGGVPATVITDNLKSAVIKNNKTGLVFQKDFEDFAAHYDFAIIPTRPRHPKDKGLAEVSVQIVQRAVLASLRNQKFFSIEELNQVIQEKMDIINRKITRRFTISRYEQFLVLDSKDISPLPLYPYELCSWKRHVRVSEFYRVEYDGNQYSVPYSHIHLHVDLKVTQSTLHIFYEREKIAEHVISHGIRQDICLDEHMSPAHLTQKGLSKDEIIYWANRAGPNTSHYVCHILNQKRDLARNIKSLNKLRKWVVDNQKSHCLEEACDFATQRQIYALDRLQRIIANSAYQIQQQPLSDALVHTPTSHHNIRGADYYLQNSGVAHA